From Methylocystis sp. ATCC 49242, one genomic window encodes:
- a CDS encoding Crp/Fnr family transcriptional regulator, translating to MNPIFIEAVGYLAAAANVFVFVSNTMIPLRIAAILANALFAAYFFLKGYLPLFALNALMVPINVFRLRQMRRLVSDIRSATQSATRGDFDYEWLRPYMKQLKLPQGFTLHYKGDLAEEAYVLVRGEVSLLEPCVTLKPGAFFGEMGLFTEENRRTATAVAATDIELLCVRYDDLLQLAAQNPQFGFYLMRLMMRRMQHNVDIARLSGAKNAQK from the coding sequence ATGAATCCCATTTTCATCGAGGCGGTCGGCTATCTCGCCGCGGCGGCCAACGTATTCGTCTTCGTGTCGAACACGATGATCCCGCTGCGCATCGCCGCCATCCTCGCCAACGCGCTCTTCGCCGCCTATTTTTTCCTGAAGGGCTATCTGCCGCTTTTCGCGCTCAATGCGCTGATGGTCCCGATCAACGTCTTCCGGCTGCGGCAGATGCGGCGGCTCGTCTCCGACATCCGCTCGGCTACGCAGAGCGCGACGAGGGGCGATTTCGACTATGAGTGGCTGCGGCCCTACATGAAGCAGCTGAAGCTGCCGCAGGGTTTCACGCTGCATTACAAGGGTGACCTCGCCGAAGAAGCCTATGTGCTGGTGCGCGGCGAAGTCTCCCTGCTCGAACCCTGCGTCACGCTCAAGCCCGGCGCCTTCTTCGGCGAAATGGGCCTCTTCACCGAGGAGAACCGCCGCACCGCGACCGCCGTGGCGGCGACGGACATCGAGCTGCTTTGCGTGCGCTACGACGACCTGTTGCAGCTCGCGGCGCAAAATCCGCAATTCGGCTTTTACCTGATGCGGCTGATGATGCGGCGCATGCAGCACAATGTCGACATTGCGCGACTCTCGGGCGCGAAGAATGCGCAGAAGTGA
- the leuD gene encoding 3-isopropylmalate dehydratase small subunit codes for MQKFTTLTGVAAPMPIMNVDTDMIIPKQYLKTIARTGLGKGLFSEMRYREDGSENPDFVLNQPAYRNASILVAGDNFGCGSSREHAPWALLDFGLRCIISTSFADIFYNNCFKNGILPIKVTQAELDKLMDDAKRGANATMTIDLEAQEIRGPDGGVVKFDIDPFRRHCLLNGLDDIGLTLQRADKIDAYEKAAAQSRPWA; via the coding sequence ATGCAGAAATTCACCACGCTTACCGGCGTCGCGGCGCCGATGCCGATCATGAACGTCGACACGGACATGATCATCCCCAAGCAATATCTGAAGACGATCGCCCGCACGGGGCTGGGCAAGGGCCTTTTCTCTGAAATGCGCTACCGCGAGGACGGCTCCGAGAATCCGGATTTCGTGCTCAATCAGCCAGCCTATCGCAACGCGAGCATCCTCGTCGCCGGCGACAATTTCGGCTGCGGCTCGTCGCGCGAACACGCCCCCTGGGCGCTGCTCGACTTCGGCCTGCGCTGCATCATCTCCACGAGCTTCGCCGACATTTTCTACAATAACTGCTTCAAGAACGGCATTCTGCCGATCAAGGTGACGCAGGCCGAACTCGACAAGCTGATGGACGACGCCAAACGCGGCGCCAACGCCACGATGACGATCGACCTCGAAGCCCAGGAGATTCGCGGACCGGACGGCGGCGTGGTGAAGTTCGACATCGATCCCTTCCGCAGGCATTGCCTGCTGAACGGCCTCGACGACATCGGCCTGACGCTCCAGCGGGCCGACAAGATCGACGCCTATGAAAAAGCGGCGGCGCAGTCGCGTCCCTGGGCCTGA
- the lptB gene encoding LPS export ABC transporter ATP-binding protein — protein MNYLTALSTRLRAALEPLSRAFGVAQARLTNWRSHKLDNLAEAEDLGAENLGADAPPEDAPAWARAKTAPEPGGPDAAFSPGSYLEGPGHDGQGLLSVHNLAKSYKARRVVEDVSLHVKRGEAVGLLGPNGAGKTTVFYMITGLVKPDRGVISLDGYDVTPLPMYRRARLGIGYLPQEASVFRGLSVEDNIRAVLEITQPDEKKREEELEALLDEFRLTRMRHTPAVALSGGERRRCEIARALAGHPSFMLLDEPFAGIDPIAVGGIQDLVRHLKARGIGVLITDHSVRETLGLTDRAYIIYNGHVLTEGPPEEIVANPDVRRIYLGEDFKM, from the coding sequence TTGAATTATCTGACCGCCCTTTCGACGCGCCTGCGCGCCGCCCTCGAGCCCCTGAGCCGGGCTTTCGGCGTGGCGCAGGCGCGTTTGACGAATTGGCGGTCGCACAAGCTGGACAATCTGGCGGAGGCGGAGGATCTCGGCGCCGAAAATTTAGGCGCCGATGCGCCGCCGGAAGATGCGCCGGCCTGGGCCCGAGCGAAAACCGCGCCCGAGCCCGGCGGCCCTGACGCCGCCTTCTCCCCCGGCTCCTATCTCGAAGGGCCCGGCCATGACGGGCAGGGGCTGCTCTCGGTCCATAATCTCGCAAAGTCCTACAAGGCCCGCCGGGTGGTCGAGGACGTCAGTCTGCACGTCAAGCGGGGCGAGGCGGTCGGTCTGCTGGGTCCCAATGGCGCGGGAAAGACCACTGTTTTTTATATGATCACGGGTCTCGTGAAACCCGACAGGGGCGTCATCTCGCTCGATGGCTATGATGTGACGCCGCTCCCCATGTATCGCCGCGCGCGGCTCGGCATCGGCTATCTGCCGCAGGAGGCCTCTGTCTTCCGCGGCCTCTCGGTCGAGGACAATATCCGCGCCGTCCTGGAGATCACCCAGCCCGACGAGAAAAAGCGCGAGGAAGAGCTGGAGGCGCTGCTCGACGAGTTTCGCCTTACCCGCATGCGGCATACCCCCGCGGTCGCGCTATCGGGCGGCGAGCGGCGCCGTTGTGAAATCGCGCGCGCGCTGGCGGGCCACCCGTCCTTCATGCTGCTCGACGAACCTTTCGCCGGCATCGATCCGATCGCGGTCGGCGGCATTCAGGACCTCGTGCGCCACCTCAAGGCCCGCGGCATCGGCGTGCTCATCACCGACCACAGCGTCCGCGAGACGCTGGGTCTGACGGACCGCGCCTATATCATCTACAACGGCCATGTGCTGACAGAAGGCCCGCCGGAGGAGATCGTCGCCAATCCGGACGTCCGACGCATCTATCTCGGCGAAGATTTCAAGATGTAA
- the fabD gene encoding ACP S-malonyltransferase, which yields MSKAFIFPGQGSQAVGMGKALADQFAAARGVFEEVDSALSQPLSGLMFEGPEAELTLTANAQPALMAVSLAAIRVLEAECGLDLRRDAAFVAGHSLGEYSALAAAGALTIADTAKLLRIRGDAMQKAVPVGEGAMAALLGAELDQAREIAGAAAAARSACCQVANDNGGGQVVISGAKAAVEKAMDIAKEKGIKRAVLLPVSAPFHCALMQPAADAMAEALAGAKIAAPCVPVVANVTAAPVSDPELIRKLLVEQVTGAVRWRECVAFIAGQGVTKFVECGSGKVLAGLLKRIAPQAAGISVGAPADLDAYRAFV from the coding sequence ATGTCCAAGGCGTTCATTTTTCCCGGACAGGGGTCTCAGGCGGTCGGCATGGGCAAGGCGCTCGCCGACCAATTCGCTGCGGCGCGCGGCGTGTTCGAGGAAGTCGATTCCGCGCTGTCGCAGCCGCTCTCCGGACTGATGTTCGAAGGCCCCGAGGCGGAGCTGACGCTCACCGCCAACGCCCAGCCGGCGCTGATGGCCGTCTCTCTCGCCGCCATTCGCGTGCTCGAGGCGGAATGCGGCCTCGATCTTCGGCGCGACGCCGCCTTCGTCGCCGGCCATTCGCTCGGCGAATATTCGGCGCTCGCCGCCGCCGGCGCGCTGACGATCGCCGACACGGCGAAGCTCCTGCGCATCCGCGGCGACGCCATGCAGAAGGCTGTTCCGGTGGGCGAGGGCGCCATGGCGGCGCTGCTCGGCGCCGAACTCGATCAGGCGCGGGAAATCGCCGGGGCCGCGGCGGCGGCGCGCTCCGCCTGCTGTCAGGTCGCCAACGACAATGGCGGCGGGCAGGTCGTGATTTCCGGCGCGAAGGCCGCCGTGGAGAAGGCGATGGACATCGCGAAGGAAAAGGGAATCAAGCGCGCCGTGCTTTTGCCGGTTTCCGCGCCCTTCCATTGCGCGCTGATGCAGCCCGCCGCCGACGCCATGGCCGAGGCGCTCGCGGGCGCGAAGATTGCCGCGCCCTGCGTTCCCGTCGTCGCCAATGTCACGGCGGCGCCGGTCAGTGATCCGGAATTGATCCGCAAGCTTCTCGTCGAGCAGGTGACGGGCGCGGTGCGCTGGCGTGAATGCGTCGCCTTCATCGCCGGGCAGGGCGTGACCAAATTCGTCGAATGCGGCTCGGGAAAGGTGCTCGCGGGCCTGCTGAAGCGAATCGCGCCGCAGGCGGCGGGCATTTCCGTCGGCGCGCCGGCCGATCTGGACGCCTATCGCGCCTTCGTCTGA
- the acs gene encoding acetate--CoA ligase translates to MSEKIYPVPDDWRTSARVNEAEYRALYELSRNDPDAFWAREAERIDWIRPFTNVKHTSFDTHNVSIRWFEDGTTNVAMNCVDRHLPHRASQTAIIWEGDEPSVSRHITYGELHEHVCRFANVLKKHGVRKGDRVTIYLPMIPEAAYAMLACARIGAIHSVVFGGFSPEALAGRIEDAASDVIVTADEGLRGGRKVPLKNNVDAALEKTPAKTVIMVTRTGAEVDMIPGRDFRYEEEAASVPADCPYAEMGAEDPLFILYTSGSTGKPKGVLHTTGGYLVYAALTHEMVFDYRDGDVYWCTADVGWVTGHSYILYGPLANGATTLMFEGVPNYPTVSRFWEIVDKHGVNIFYTAPTAIRALMAAGEEPVKKTGRKSLRLLGSVGEPINPEAWEWYHRVVGEGRCPIVDTWWQTETGGILIAPLPGATALKPGSATRPLFGVAPEIVDATGAVLEGACEGNLVIADSWPGQMRTVFGDHERFAQTYFSAYPGKYFTGDGARRDADGYYWITGRVDDVINVSGHRLGTAEIESALVAHEKVSEAAVVGYPHDLKGQGVYAYVTLIDGVQPTGHLRKELVKWVREEIGPIATPDVIQFAPGLPKTRSGKIMRRILRKIAEGEFGALGDTSTLADPGVVEELVRGRDAG, encoded by the coding sequence ATGTCCGAGAAAATCTACCCCGTCCCCGACGACTGGAGGACCTCCGCCCGCGTCAATGAGGCTGAATATCGCGCGCTCTACGAACTGTCGCGGAACGACCCGGACGCCTTCTGGGCGCGGGAGGCGGAGCGCATCGACTGGATCAGGCCCTTCACGAATGTGAAGCACACGAGTTTCGACACTCATAATGTTTCGATCCGATGGTTCGAGGACGGCACGACCAATGTGGCGATGAATTGCGTCGACCGTCACCTGCCCCACCGCGCCAGCCAGACCGCGATCATTTGGGAAGGCGACGAGCCTTCCGTCTCCCGCCACATCACCTATGGCGAATTGCACGAGCATGTCTGCCGCTTCGCCAATGTGCTGAAGAAGCACGGCGTCAGGAAGGGCGACCGCGTGACGATCTATCTGCCGATGATTCCCGAGGCGGCCTACGCCATGCTGGCCTGCGCCCGGATCGGCGCGATTCATTCGGTGGTCTTCGGCGGCTTCTCGCCGGAGGCGCTTGCGGGGCGCATCGAGGATGCGGCGTCCGACGTGATCGTCACCGCCGACGAGGGGCTGCGCGGCGGGCGCAAGGTGCCGCTGAAGAACAATGTGGACGCCGCACTCGAAAAGACGCCGGCGAAAACCGTGATCATGGTGACGCGCACCGGCGCGGAGGTGGACATGATCCCCGGCCGCGACTTCCGTTATGAGGAAGAAGCCGCGAGCGTCCCCGCCGATTGCCCCTATGCGGAGATGGGCGCGGAGGACCCGCTGTTCATTCTCTATACGTCGGGCTCGACGGGGAAACCCAAGGGCGTGTTGCACACGACCGGCGGCTATCTCGTCTACGCCGCGTTGACGCATGAGATGGTCTTCGACTACCGCGACGGGGACGTCTACTGGTGCACGGCCGATGTCGGCTGGGTGACGGGCCACAGCTATATTCTCTACGGGCCGCTGGCGAATGGCGCGACGACGCTGATGTTCGAGGGCGTGCCGAATTATCCGACCGTCTCGCGCTTCTGGGAGATCGTCGACAAGCATGGCGTCAACATCTTCTACACGGCGCCGACCGCGATTCGCGCGCTGATGGCGGCGGGCGAGGAGCCCGTGAAGAAAACGGGCCGCAAGTCGCTGCGGCTGCTCGGCTCCGTGGGAGAGCCGATCAATCCGGAAGCCTGGGAATGGTATCACCGCGTCGTGGGCGAGGGCCGCTGCCCCATCGTCGACACCTGGTGGCAGACGGAGACCGGCGGCATACTCATCGCGCCCCTGCCGGGCGCGACGGCGCTCAAGCCCGGCTCCGCGACGCGGCCGCTGTTCGGCGTCGCGCCGGAGATCGTGGACGCGACGGGCGCGGTGCTGGAAGGGGCCTGCGAGGGAAATCTCGTCATCGCCGATTCGTGGCCGGGACAGATGCGCACGGTCTTCGGCGATCACGAGCGCTTCGCGCAAACCTACTTCTCCGCCTATCCCGGCAAATATTTCACCGGCGACGGCGCGCGGCGGGACGCCGACGGCTATTACTGGATCACGGGCCGCGTCGACGACGTCATCAACGTCTCCGGCCACCGCCTCGGCACGGCGGAGATCGAGAGCGCCCTCGTCGCCCATGAGAAGGTCTCGGAGGCCGCCGTCGTGGGCTATCCGCACGATCTCAAGGGTCAGGGCGTCTACGCCTATGTGACGCTGATCGACGGGGTTCAGCCGACCGGGCATCTGCGCAAGGAGCTCGTGAAATGGGTGCGCGAGGAAATCGGCCCCATCGCGACCCCCGACGTGATCCAGTTCGCGCCGGGCCTGCCCAAGACCCGCTCCGGCAAGATCATGCGGCGGATTCTGCGCAAGATCGCCGAAGGAGAGTTCGGGGCGCTCGGGGATACGTCGACGCTGGCGGACCCGGGGGTGGTGGAGGAGCTGGTGAGAGGCCGCGACGCCGGCTGA
- a CDS encoding heme-binding protein yields the protein MSQGFRRLAGYIFGDNQPGGRIAMTAPVVQEKGEKISMTAPVAQERSEDGWRIRFTMPAQYDMAALPRPNNPEVRLVEVPGKRMAAIRFSGLVSDDDLALNAAKLADFLKKNRLVAQSGPLYAFYDPPWTLPFNRRNEVMVEILR from the coding sequence ATTTCACAAGGCTTCCGCCGCCTCGCCGGCTATATTTTCGGCGACAACCAGCCGGGCGGAAGGATCGCCATGACCGCCCCCGTCGTGCAGGAAAAAGGCGAGAAAATCTCAATGACCGCGCCCGTCGCACAGGAGCGCTCCGAAGACGGCTGGCGTATCCGCTTCACAATGCCGGCGCAATATGACATGGCGGCCCTGCCCCGCCCCAACAATCCCGAGGTGCGGCTCGTCGAGGTCCCGGGAAAACGCATGGCGGCGATTCGCTTCTCCGGTCTCGTCAGTGACGACGATCTCGCCCTGAACGCGGCGAAACTGGCGGATTTCCTGAAGAAGAATCGCCTCGTGGCGCAAAGCGGACCGCTCTACGCCTTCTACGATCCGCCATGGACGCTGCCCTTCAACAGACGCAACGAGGTCATGGTCGAGATCCTCCGCTAA